A genomic segment from Corylus avellana chromosome ca5, CavTom2PMs-1.0 encodes:
- the LOC132182600 gene encoding putative disease resistance protein RGA3 isoform X1 has protein sequence MHDLIHDLAQSVAGEECTILYPDREKVVGRTRHVAFHSSDSLPDIPALLPKPNKMRTLLLGIPILPNLCDDLTLYNAVLELNKPVSNTLISSFKCLRALNLSRSSIQKVPNSIGKLVHLRFLDLSRNEDIKLLPASITKLQNLHTLKLEYCFKLTALPEDTRNLISLRHLVLGGCNSLTHMPYGLGKLTALQTLSLYILGQKKSSLPKTKGGLGDLDGLDELREVLRIKGLEHSRSSPLEAKAANLERKRHLQWLKLEWDPESSDESDKAIANDEQLLQNLRPHLNLKFLTIDGYAGVTLSSWVPSLSNLTVIVIENCKWLQHIPPFPLLRGLYLKNLNELEYISNDGSYVSSSPLKILTLIDLPKLRGWRKMRETDHLPLFPSFPSLSYLCIENCPIMPLATGNKTTPSSSSLLSDLSKLKHLYLVELEQLEYLPLEWLQNLTSLKTLGIWDCRKMRISISPLFQHLTSLENLSILRCKELINNENEDGAHGLGPTRFGHLSIVGIPNLVSLPRELRDVTTLQGLQIMDCPSLVSLPEWIGDLTSLQELEVINCPNLISFPEGMRRVTSLGRLTITECRCLEERCEQGTGEDWPKTAHVPNFHNGGDGHLKDWKASQTRQMYQELYKVLHIVAS, from the exons atgcatgaccttATTCACGATCTTGCACAGTCAGTAGCAGGTGAGGAGTGCACAATTTTATATCCAGATAGAGAAAAAGTAGTTGGAAGAACTCGTCATGTGGCATTTCATTCTTCAGATTCATTACCGGATATTCCTGCTCTTTTGCCCAAGCCTAACAAAATGAGAACACTTCTTCTAGGCATTCCAATACTTCCAAATCTTTGTGATGATCTTACCTTGTACAATGCGGTACTTGAGTTGAATAAGCCAGTCTCTAATAcacttatttcaagttttaaatgctTGCGTGCTTTGAATTTGAGTCGGTCGAGTATTCAAAAAGTGCCAAATTCCATTGGCAAGTTAGTGCATTTAAGATTTCTAGATCTGTCTAGGAATGAAGATATCAAACTACTCCCCGCTTCTATAACTAAATTGCAGAATTTGCACACACTAAAACTTGAGTATTGTTTTAAACTTACAGCATTACCAGAAGACACTAGAAACTTGATCAGCCTCAGGCATCTTGTGTTAGGAGGGTGTAATAGCTTGACTCATATGCCTTATGGACTAGGAAAGTTGACCGCTCTCCAAACACTGTCGCTATACATTTTAGGGCAGAAAAAAAGTTCACTCCCCAAGACAAAGGGTGGGCTAGGGGACCTGGATGGTTTAGATGAGTTGAGAGAAGTATTGCGGATCAAGGGTTTAGAGCACTCGAGATCTTCTCCATTAGAAGCAAAGGCTGCAAACTTGGAGAGGAAGCGACATCTTCAATGGCTGAAGTTAGAGTGGGACCCAGAATCTAGTGATGAAAGTGATAAGGCAATTGCAAATGATGAACAACTGTTGCAAAACCTTCGGCCAcacctaaatttgaaattcttaacTATAGATGGGTATGCAGGTGTGACGTTATCTAGTTGGGTGCCCTCACTCTCAAATTTGACTGTTATTGTAATAGAGAATTGTAAGTGGCTTCAACATATCCCACCATTCCCTTTGTTGAGGGGTCTTTATCTTAAAAACTTGAATGAGCTGGAGTACATAAGCAATGATGGTAGTTACGTGTCCTCTTCTCCCCTCAAAATTCTCACACTTATTGATTTGCCAAAGTTGAGGGGATGGCGAAAGATGAGGGAAACAGATCATCTTCCATTATTCCCTTCATTTCCTTCCCTTTCTTATTTATGCATCGAGAATTGCCCTATAATGCCCCTAGCAACAGGGAACAAAACAAcaccctcctcttcttctctccttTCCGATCTCTCCAAATTGAAGCATCTTTATCTTGTGGAATTAGAGCAACTTGAATATCTGCCACTAGAGTGGTTGCAAAACCTCACTTCTCTTAAGACCCTTGGGATTTGGGATTGTCGTAAAATGAGAATATCAATTTCTCCACTCTTTCAACATCTCACCTCACTTGAGAATCTATCTATTCTTCGCTGCAAAGAACTTAtcaacaatgagaatgaagatgGCGCACATGGCCTTGGACCTACAAGATTTGGTCATCTATCTATCGTAGGCattccaaatttggtttctcTCCCAAGAGAGCTTAGAGATGTTACCACTCTGCAAGGGCTTCAAATTATGGATTGCCCTAGTTTGGTGTCTTTACCGGAGTGGATAGGCGATCTCACTTCACTTCAAGAGCTTGAAGTCATAAATTGTCCCAATTTAATATCATTTCCCGAAGGTATGCGCCGCGTCACCTCTTTAGGTCGTTTGACAATTACAGAGTGTCGTTGCTTGGAGGAAAGATGTGAACAAGGAACAGGAGAGGATTGGCCAAAGACTGCTCACGTCCCAAACTTTCATAATGGCGGCGATGGTCATCTTAAAGATTGGAAAGCAAGCCAAACTCGCCAAATGTATCAG GAACTATATAAGGTTTTACATATAGTCGCTTCTTGA
- the LOC132182600 gene encoding putative disease resistance protein RGA3 isoform X2, whose protein sequence is MAEIVLFDIAGSIIRSLGSLALQEIGVLWGFKDELRKLGDTVSTIQAVLLDSEEKQAHNHVIKDWLRKLKDAMYDADDLLDDYSTQLLRRQLMTREKKMTKQVRIFFSKSNQLVYGFKMGHRIKAVRTRLDEIATDRIKFGFNEHTIATQFEHMKRQDTHSFVHGEDVIGREDDKESVKKLLFDPKMNEKNVSIIPIVGIGGQGKTTLAQYVYNDEEVRRHFDLRMWACVSDPFDVKTIIVKLIESATKERPKSREMDPLQSELRAKIDGKRYLLVLDDVWNENHGTWSNLEKLLVGGLRGSKVLITTRSEKIAEITGTISPYPLRGLSENSSWNLFKKMAFKDGEEPNNPKLVEIGREIIQKCAHVPLAIRSIGSLLYFKNSEDDWLYFKNHELYKITQQENDIFPILKLSYDHLPSHLKQCFAFCSLFPKDFEIEMKVLIQLWIAQGFLHSSYGNRHLEDIGREYFMDLLWR, encoded by the exons ATGGCTGAAATAGTTCTCTTTGATATTGCTGGGAGTATCATTAGGAGTTTGGGCTCTCTTGCTCTCCAAGAGATTGGAGTGTTATGGGGTTTCAAAGATGAGCTTCGAAAGCTCGGGGATACCGTTTCCACCATCCAAGCTGTGCTTTTGGACTCGGAGGAGAAGCAGGCCCATAACCATGTGATCAAAGATTGGCTTCGAAAGCTCAAGGATGCCATGTACGATGCTGACGACTTGCTGGATGACTACTCCACTCAACTTCTACGTCGACAACTGATGACACGGGAGAAGAAGATGACAAAACAG GTACgcatcttcttttccaaatcgAACCAGCTTGTATATGGCTTTAAAATGGGTCATAGGATCAAGGCAGTTAGGACGAGACTGGATGAAATTGCAActgataggatcaaatttggCTTCAATGAGCACACCATAGCGACACAGTTTGAGCATATGAAAAGACAAGATACACACTCATTTGTACATGGGGAAGATGTCATTGGGAGAGAGGATGATAAGGAGTCTGTTAAAAAGCTGTTATTCGATCCCAAAATGAATGAGAAGAATGTTTCCATAATTCCCATAGTTGGGATTGGTGGACAAGGAAAGACCACGCTTGCGCAGTATGTGTACAACGACGAGGAGGTTCGAAGGCATTTTGACCTGAGGATGTGGGCATGTGTCTCTGATCCTTTTGACGTGAAAACTATCATTGTAAAGCTCATAGAATCTGCAACTAAGGAGAGACCTAAAAGCCGTGAGATGGATCCATTGCAAAGTGAGCTTCGAGCAAAAATTGATGGGAAGCgatatttacttgttttagatgatgtctggaatgagaatcatggtacATGGTCCAACTTGGAAAAGTTGTTAGTGGGTGGCCTAAGAGGAAGCAAAGTTTTGATTACTACACGTAGCGAAAAGATTGCAGAGATTACAGGTACAATTTCACCATATCCGTTGAGAGGTTTATCTGAAAATAGTTCTtggaatttatttaagaaaatggcaTTTAAAGACGGGGAAGAGCCAAATAATCCAAAGCTAGTAGAAATTGGAAGGGAGATCATACAAAAGTGTGCACACGTTCCTCTTGCTATAAGGAGCATTGGGAgtctattatatttcaaaaattcagaagatgattggttgtactttaaaaaccatgaactttacaaaataactcaacaagaaaatgatatttttccaatACTTAAGTTGAGTTATGATCATCTCCCATCACACTTGAAGCaatgttttgccttttgttcgttgtttccaaaagattttgaaattgaaatgaaGGTGTTGATTCAGTTATGGATAGCTCAAGGCTTTCTTCATTCATCATATGGAAATAGACATCTTGAAGATATTGGTCGCgaatattttatggatttgcttTGGAGGTAA